From the genome of Miscanthus floridulus cultivar M001 chromosome 10, ASM1932011v1, whole genome shotgun sequence, one region includes:
- the LOC136489122 gene encoding probable glycosyltransferase 6: MAGASEAASFRVSASARSKHHGTATPQGLTAGRARDVLVFAAGIAAALLALVGTALFLDPGGRGGLVTLPVPMPGPEDGPRTFYDDPEVSYAVASGRRLTGWDAKRAEWLRSRGLGRRNAPERVVMVSGSQPEPCPGDAGDHLMLRFLKNKLDYCRLHGIELLYNREFLHPAMRGYWAKIPIVRAAMLAHPEAEWVWWVDSDAVFTDMDFSLPLAKYAGRNFVVYGWPNKFFVRKSWLGLNAGVFLIRNCQWSLDFMDEWARMGPAYPEEHARWGKVFRDTLSDKDSDVACDQSALVYLLLNGWARLGKKTFIETEYFFQGYWKEVVDRLDGVAARYEAVERRTPTPGLRRRHAEREHLRYAAARNAAVSGVVPGPAGGGEKGWRRPLITHFVGCQPCSGGRNPMYSRESCDDGMRHALAFADDQVLRAYGFRHAAPLNDSVRVLPFD; encoded by the coding sequence ATGGCCGGCGCGTCGGAGGCCGCTTCTTTCCGCGTCTCCGCTTCGGCGCGGAGCAAGCACCACGGCACCGCGACGCCGCAGGGGCTAACGGCGGGCCGCGCGCGCGACGTGCTCGTGTTCGCGGCCGGCATCGCGGCGGCCCTGCTCGCGCTCGTTGGTACGGCGTTGTTCCTCGACCCCGGCGGGCGCGGAGGCCTGGTCACCCTGCCCGTCCCTATGCCCGGCCCGGAGGACGGGCCGCGCACGTTCTACGACGATCCGGAGGTGTCGTACGCCGTGGCGTCGGGGCGGCGCCTCACCGGGTGGGACGCCAAGCGCGCGGAGTGGCTGCGCTCGCGCGGACTCGGCCGCCGGAACGCGCCGGAGCGCGTGGTGATGGTGTCGGGCTCGCAGCCGGAGCCGTGCCCCGGCGACGCGGGCGACCACCTCATGCTGCGGTTCCTCAAGAACAAGCTCGACTACTGCCGCCTCCACGGGATCGAGCTGCTGTACAACAGGGAGTTCCTGCACCCTGCCATGCGGGGCTACTGGGCCAAGATCCCCATCGTGCGCGCCGCCATGCTCGCCCACCCGGAGGCGGAGTGGGTCTGGTGGGTGGACTCCGACGCCGTCTTCACCGACATGGACTTCTCCCTCCCGCTCGCCAAGTACGCCGGCCGCAACTTCGTCGTGTACGGCTGGCCCAACAAGTTCTTCGTGAGGAAGTCGTGGCTGGGGCTCAACGCCGGCGTGTTCCTCATCCGCAACTGCCAGTGGTCGCTCGACTTCATGGACGAGTGGGCGCGCATGGGCCCCGCCTACCCGGAAGAGCACGCCCGGTGGGGGAAGGTGTTCAGGGACACGCTAAGCGACAAGGACTCCGACGTGGCGTGCGACCAGTCCGCGCTCGTCTACCTGCTCCTCAACGGCTGGGCGAGGCTGGGGAAGAAGACCTTCATCGAGACGGAGTACTTCTTCCAGGGCTACTGGAAGGAGGTCGTGGACCGACTCGACGGCGTCGCTGCGCGGTACGAGGCCGTCGAGCGGCGCACGCCCACGCCGGGGCTCCGGCGGCGGCACGCGGAGCGGGAGCACCTGCGGTACGCGGCGGCCCGGAACGCGGCCGTGAGTGGCGTCGTCCCGGGGCCCGCCGGTGGCGGGGAGAAGGGGTGGCGGCGGCCGCTCATCACGCACTTCGTGGGCTGCCAGCCCTGCAGCGGCGGTCGGAACCCGATGTACTCCAGGGAGAGCTGCGACGACGGGATGCGCCACGCGCTGGCGTTCGCGGACGACCAGGTGCTCCGCGCGTACGGGTTCCGCCACGCCGCCCCGCTCAACGACAGCGTGCGAGTGCTGCCGTTCGACTAG
- the LOC136489123 gene encoding probable glycosyltransferase 6, which produces MLAFVGLLCWQEAQQSLHDVGNVSVLSHATASARCLRPPSSRMAVWRRRLRSLRPRRLYPDRSLAALCNIDVQAVYYMFDLIGTKQSGYMRASLLTNQDRWGDKTYLGIDYYFQGYFTEIVGKLDAVAARYEAAERKGEPALRRWHAATRNTTVRAVVRAPDGDGQSGWRPPFVTHFTGCNPCGGKRNAIYTREICDDRMRRVLGFADDQVLRAYGFRHAAPLNEYAIYTREISDVWVHRVLASVGAWWIRGFFT; this is translated from the exons ATGTTGGCATTTGTTGGCCTGTTATGTTGGCAGGAGGCACAGCAGTCACTGCACGACGTCGGCAACGTCTCTGTTCTGAgccatgccaccgcgtccgcccgGTGTCTCCGCCCACCGAGCTCGCGCATGGCCGTCTGGCGCCGCCGCCTGCGGAGCTTGCGGCCGCGTCGCCTGTACCCGGACCGCAGCTTGGCCGCGCTGTGCAACATAGATG TCCAAGCAGTGTACTATATGTTTGATCTGATCGGTACAAAGCAATCAGGCTATATG CGTGCCTCGCTCCTCACAAACCAGGACCGCTGGGGCGACAAGACCTACCTCGGGATCGACTACTACTTCCAGGGCTACTTCACGGAGATCGTCGGCAAGCTCGACGCCGTCGCGGCGCGGTACGAGGCCGCGGAGCGGAAGGGGGAGCCGGCCCTTCGGCGCTGGCACGCGGCGACGCGGAACACCACCGTGAGGGCCGTCGTCCGCGCTCCCGACGGCGACGGGCAGTCCGGGTGGCGCCCCCCTTTCGTCACGCACTTCACCGGGTGCAACCCTTGCGGCGGCAAGCGGAACGCGATCTACACCAGGGAGATCTGCGACGACAGGATGCGCCGCGTGCTCGGGTTCGCCGACGACCAGGTGCTCCGCGCGTACGGGTTCCGCCACGCCGCACCGCTCAACGAGTACGCGATCTACACCAGGGAGATCAGCGACGTCTGGGTGCACCGCGTCCTGGCGTCTGTAGGGGCATGGTGGATACGTGGCTTTTTTACATAG
- the LOC136485182 gene encoding probable glycosyltransferase 6 produces the protein MAAPDAAASAVSKKGVAPPRPSSRARDAVVFATGVAAAVLVFLGPASILVPERTGLVAFPVPGPADGPRTFYDDPDLSYALGRRVTEWDAKRAQWLRSRGLGGRNGGGPERVVMVTGSQPEPCKGAGGDHLLLRFLKNKVDYCRLHGIELLYNNALLEPSMVAFWAKIPIVRAAMLAHPEAEWVWWVDADAVLTDMDFSLPLARYRPYNLVLYGWPEEVYEKRSWVGLNAGVFLIRNCQWSLDFMDEWASMGPASPEYARWGKTLRDTLSKKSDDQSDDQSALAYLLLTNRERWGDKTYLGIDYYFQGYFAEIVGKLDAIAARYVAAERKGGPALRRRHAEWEHLRYAAARNAAVRAVVPGPDGGGQSGWRRPFVTHFTGCNPCGGKRNKIYTREICEDGMRRALGFADDQVLRAYGFRHAAPLNDSVRPLPFDYPAARARNH, from the coding sequence ATGGCCGCGCCGGACGCCGCCGCTTCGGCGGTGAGCAAGAAGGGCGTGGCGCCACCGAGGCCAAGCAGCCGCGCGCGCGACGCGGTCGTGTTCGCGACCGGCGTGGCAGCGGCCGTGCTGGTGTTCCTGGGGCCGGCGTCGATCCTCGTGCCCGAGCGCACCGGCCTCGTCGCCTTCCCCGTCCCAGGCCCCGCGGACGGCCCGCGCACGTTCTACGACGACCCGGATCTCTCGTACGCGCTCGGCCGGCGCGTCACCGAATGGGACGCGAAGCGCGCGCAGTGGCTGCGGTCGCGCGGGCTCGGCGGCCGGAACGGCGGCGGCCCGGAGCGCGTGGTGATGGTGACCGGGTCGCAGCCGGAGCCGTGCAAGGGCGCCGGCGGCGACCACCTGCTGCTGCGGTTCCTCAAGAACAAGGTGGACTACTGCCGGCTCCACGGGATCGAGCTGCTGTACAACAACGCGCTGCTGGAGCCGTCCATGGTGGCGTTCTGGGCCAAGATCCCCATCGTGCGCGCCGCCATGCTGGCGCACCCGGAGGCGGAGTGGGTGTGGTGGGTGGACGCCGACGCCGTGCTCACCGACATGGACTTCTCGCTCCCGCTCGCCAGGTACCGCCCCTACAACCTGGTTCTGTACGGCTGGCCCGAGGAGGTGTACGAGAAGCGGTCGTGGGTGGGGCTCAACGCCGGCGTGTTCCTCATCCGCAACTGCCAGTGGTCGCTCGACTTCATGGACGAGTGGGCTAGCATGGGCCCGGCCTCGCCGGAGTACGCCCGGTGGGGGAAGACGCTCAGGGACACGCTCAGCAAGAAGTCCGACGACCAGTCCGACGACCAGTCGGCGCTCGCGTACCTCCTCCTCACGAACCGGGAGCGATGGGGCGACAAGACCTACCTCGGCATCGACTACTACTTCCAGGGCTACTTCGCGGAGATCGTCGGCAAACTCGACGCCATCGCGGCGCGGTACGTGGCGGCGGAGCGGAAGGGTGGCCCGGCCCTCCGGCGGAGGCACGCGGAGTGGGAGCACCTGCGGTACGCGGCGGCGCGGAACGCCGCCGTCAGGGCCGTCGTCCCGGGCCCCGACGGCGGCGGGCAGTCCGGGTGGCGCCGCCCGTTCGTCACGCACTTCACCGGGTGCAACCCTTGCGGCGGCAAGCGGAACAAGATCTACACCAGGGAGATCTGCGAGGACGGGATGCGCCGCGCGCTCGGGTTCGCCGACGACCAGGTGCTCCGCGCGTACGGCTTCCGACACGCCGCACCGCTCAACGACAGCGTGCGCCCGCTGCCGTTCGACTACCCCGCCGCGCGCGCCCGCAACCATTGA